ACGCAGCTGCTGGCAAACGTCGAATACCGCGTACCGATCTTCGGGCCGGCGACCATGGCTCTTTTCGCCGACGTCGGTTCGGTCTTCAATCTGAGAAAATCGGGCATTCAGCGTATCAACAGCGAATTTCTGGACGACGATAAATTCCTCGGTGCGGGCCGCGTAACGGCACTCGGACTGATAAATACGCCTGTCCTTGAAAGCAGTTTCGGCAGCCTGCTTTACTATCGCGGCCGCCTGATGACAAAGACCGACTTTGTCAACGAGTTTTGCCGCGGCAACCGTGCCGGCTGTCCGACGGCTCTTTCGCCGCAGGTTCAGCAGTTCTATCTGCGCGGCGAGGCTCAGCAGAACTCGCTGCTTCGCATAGACGATTCCGCGTTCGCCAAGATCGGCGATTTTCGCGCCAGCGTCGGTGTTGAACTCAGAGTTCAGGTACCGGTCGTCAACGTGCCGTTCCGCCTGATCTATTTCTACAATCCGAACGGCAAGTTCGGTGTTCAGGAATCGCTGCCGGGCATCTTTTTGCCGGGCAAGCGCAACGGTTTCAAGTTCACGGTCGGCAGGACCTTCTGATGTCTGAATATTGACATCGAATGGTCGTTTAGTTAGGATTGCGTTTTTTATTTGAAACGCAAAGCAACAAATTCAGTGGTTTTGGTCTCAAATAGACGTGAAAAAAGAACGCCGGCAATGGACACGCAACCGGCACCGGAGTACATAAACAGAAATGAAAAGATTTGCTTTTTTAGTTTTTAGCCTTGTTTTTGCGGCAGTGATCGCAGTTCCCGTTTTCGGACAGGGCGCCGCCGCACCCGCACAGCAAAAGATCGGCTGGATCAATTCGGCCGCTTGGGGTGCTGAAGAAGGCGGCATCACCAAATATATCAACGCCGCCAAGGCGCTGAACACCGAGTTCCGTCCGAAGCAGGTCGCTTTGGAAGACCTCGACAAAAAGATCAAGGCCATCGCTGAAGACCTCAGAAAAATGTCATCGAATCCGGCCGTTCCCGTTGACCAGCGTGCCGCCGCAGCCAAACAGGCTGAGGGCGAAAAGCTGCAGCGTGAGTTCGAGTTCATGCAGAAGAACGCTCAGGCTGATTTCGAACGCCGCAGCGGCGAGGTTCTCGGCCCGATCGAGGACGAGATCAACGCGGGCATTCGCGAGTACGCTAAGGCAAACGGTTACACGATAATCCTTGACCTCGCGGCACTGGCACAGGCCGGTGCGATCCTCGCGTTCGACCCCGCGGCCGATATCACGAAAACGTTCATCACGTATTTCAACGGACGTGCGGGCGGTTCCGCCACGCGGACGCCGACGCGCTAGTCCCGAGCGACCGCCATTTTTTAATGCAAAGCCGGCAAAATTGCGTTTTGCCGGCTTTTGCCGTATATCTTTCATATTTGCCGCGTTATGGTGGTTTACGATTCCGTCGCTATTCAG
This sequence is a window from Acidobacteriota bacterium. Protein-coding genes within it:
- a CDS encoding OmpH family outer membrane protein yields the protein MKRFAFLVFSLVFAAVIAVPVFGQGAAAPAQQKIGWINSAAWGAEEGGITKYINAAKALNTEFRPKQVALEDLDKKIKAIAEDLRKMSSNPAVPVDQRAAAAKQAEGEKLQREFEFMQKNAQADFERRSGEVLGPIEDEINAGIREYAKANGYTIILDLAALAQAGAILAFDPAADITKTFITYFNGRAGGSATRTPTR